A genomic window from Flavobacterium johnsoniae includes:
- a CDS encoding response regulator, with protein sequence MPSKPDFLLVEDNLIDQFVTKKLLKKGLNINPLFIANNGKEAIDWLTKNPIQNSLVIFLDIQMPVMNGFEFLEEFARLAEKINNKVEIFVLSSTLDTDEIRKAKENKYVTDFWSKPFCLETLKNTFL encoded by the coding sequence ATGCCATCTAAACCTGATTTTTTACTAGTAGAAGATAATTTAATTGACCAATTTGTTACTAAAAAACTACTCAAAAAAGGATTAAATATAAATCCTTTATTCATTGCAAATAATGGAAAAGAAGCTATTGATTGGCTTACAAAAAATCCAATTCAAAACTCGTTAGTTATTTTTTTAGACATTCAAATGCCTGTAATGAATGGATTTGAATTTTTGGAGGAATTTGCTAGACTTGCCGAAAAAATAAATAACAAAGTAGAAATTTTTGTTCTTTCCTCAACTTTGGATACAGATGAAATTAGAAAAGCAAAAGAAAACAAATATGTAACTGATTTTTGGAGCAAACCTTTTTGCCTAGAGACATTAAAAAATACTTTTCTCTAA
- a CDS encoding sensor histidine kinase, with product MSKLQALKNFRFPNVFILILIIFISCALLICINFFTIKILSANRAYVNGESHYSKSQKEASRHLITYLYTKNPNQWKLYCEELKVPQGDGIARITLLKAGDNDIARKGLLIGRNHEDDLDDIIWLFDNFKEVSFLAKAIDEWGKGDKLIFKLFVIGQEVNAKINRNLLTLKDQRQYLKEISSISDSLTINERNFSNLLGEGTRKIKDLLIFTNVFFVLVIICSVCLYYSIMVKRLLISKKETEAKNENLIIVNRELDRFVYSASHDLRSPITSLKGLIEITSLEDDVTQIRNYLQMMHHSLARQDQFISDIIDYSKNKRKEIIMEPVSLKELFNEAILQLMHIENANRIKFTQEHLVDEIESDGLRLKIIINNLISNAIKYSDTSKQEMFISIKTYFSDGLNKIEVTDNGIGINDKDKENIFEMYFGTNKNKGSGLGLYIVKEAVENIKGEISVFSESNVGSKFIVTIPHSHAI from the coding sequence ATGTCTAAGTTGCAAGCTTTAAAAAACTTCCGTTTTCCAAATGTTTTTATTCTTATTTTAATCATTTTTATTTCCTGCGCTTTACTGATTTGCATCAACTTTTTTACCATTAAAATCTTATCTGCAAACAGAGCTTATGTAAACGGAGAATCTCACTATTCAAAAAGCCAGAAAGAAGCATCTAGACACCTCATCACTTATTTATATACCAAAAACCCTAATCAATGGAAATTGTATTGTGAAGAATTGAAAGTTCCTCAAGGCGATGGTATTGCTCGAATTACACTTTTAAAAGCTGGAGATAATGATATCGCAAGAAAAGGTCTGCTTATTGGGCGAAATCACGAAGATGATTTAGATGATATTATTTGGCTTTTTGACAATTTCAAAGAAGTTTCTTTTTTAGCCAAAGCAATTGATGAATGGGGAAAAGGCGACAAACTAATCTTCAAACTATTTGTAATTGGACAAGAGGTTAATGCTAAAATCAACCGTAATCTTTTAACTTTAAAAGATCAAAGGCAATATTTAAAAGAAATTAGTTCTATTAGTGATAGTTTAACGATCAATGAAAGAAATTTCTCTAATCTATTGGGTGAAGGAACTAGAAAAATAAAAGACCTGCTGATTTTTACAAATGTGTTTTTTGTTCTAGTTATAATATGCAGCGTTTGCCTGTATTATTCTATTATGGTTAAAAGATTACTTATTTCTAAAAAGGAAACCGAGGCAAAAAATGAAAATTTAATTATCGTAAATCGCGAATTAGACCGATTTGTTTATAGTGCTTCTCACGATTTGAGATCTCCCATAACTTCGCTAAAAGGACTTATAGAAATTACATCTTTAGAAGATGATGTAACTCAAATTCGCAATTATCTCCAAATGATGCATCATAGTCTTGCAAGACAAGATCAATTTATTAGCGACATTATAGATTATTCCAAGAATAAAAGAAAAGAAATAATCATGGAACCTGTAAGTTTGAAAGAGCTTTTTAATGAAGCCATTCTTCAATTGATGCACATTGAAAATGCCAATAGAATAAAATTTACCCAAGAACATTTAGTTGACGAAATTGAAAGTGATGGACTTCGTTTAAAAATCATCATTAACAATTTAATTTCCAATGCTATAAAATATTCCGACACTAGCAAACAAGAAATGTTTATTTCTATCAAAACCTATTTTAGCGATGGTTTAAACAAAATTGAAGTTACAGATAACGGAATCGGAATTAATGATAAAGACAAAGAAAATATATTTGAAATGTACTTCGGAACGAACAAAAACAAAGGCTCTGGATTGGGACTTTATATTGTAAAAGAAGCCGTTGAAAACATAAAGGGCGAAATTTCCGTGTTTTCAGAAAGCAACGTTGGAAGTAAATTTATAGTAACAATACCACATTCACATGCCATCTAA